From the genome of Alosa sapidissima isolate fAloSap1 chromosome 14, fAloSap1.pri, whole genome shotgun sequence, one region includes:
- the zgc:110699 gene encoding ras-related and estrogen-regulated growth inhibitor isoform X1, whose protein sequence is MTDSGAARKMTRAKLVILGRDNCGKTALCVRFITKRFIGEYDHKKEVTYGCRKVVDKEAIDLEILDTVNKECVGPAATSLESSIKWGDGFLIMYSVTDRSSFEYVSRLKRLIDHVKQTLGIPTVIVANKCDIENGRVVRKEEGQALAADLRCSFFELSVAESSASVETAVSQLIREVRMEFSKHLLAMDKCSRMLQMRHALKNKLTRSKTMQW, encoded by the exons ATGACTGACTCTGGAGCTGCCAGAAAAATGACCAGAGCAAAGTTGGTCATTCTTGGACGTGACAACTGCGGGAAAACTG CACTGTGTGTCAGATTCATCACCAAGCGGTTCATTGGAGAATACGACCATAAAAAGG AGGTGACATATGGATGCAGGAAAGTGGTTGATAAAGAAGCTATTGATCTAGAAATATTAGATACAGTAAACAAG GAGTGTGTGGGTCCAGCTGCAACCTCATTGGAAAGCTCCATTAAATGGGGAGACGGATTTCTTATCATGTATTCTGTCACGGACCGCAGCAGCTTTGAATATGTATCACGTCTGAAAAGGCTCATTGACCATGTCAAACAGACTCTTG GTATCCCCACAGTGATTGTTGCTAACAAGTGTGACATAGAAAATGGACGGGTAGTGCGGAAAGAAGAAGGGCAGGCTTTGGCTGCTGATCTGAG GTGCAGCTTCTTTGAGTTGTCTGTAGCAGAAAGCAGTGCTTCTGTGGAGACTGCTGTGAGTCAGCTGATTCGAGAGGTTCGCATGGAGTTCAGCAAACATCTACTTGCCATGGATAAATGTTCACGTATGCTGCAGATGAGGCATGCACTCAAGAATAAGCTCACACGCAGTAAGACCATGCAGTGGTGA
- the zgc:110699 gene encoding ras-related and estrogen-regulated growth inhibitor isoform X2 — protein sequence MTDSGAARKMTRAKLVILGRDNCGKTALCVRFITKRFIGEYDHKKEVTYGCRKVVDKEAIDLEILDTVNKCVGPAATSLESSIKWGDGFLIMYSVTDRSSFEYVSRLKRLIDHVKQTLGIPTVIVANKCDIENGRVVRKEEGQALAADLRCSFFELSVAESSASVETAVSQLIREVRMEFSKHLLAMDKCSRMLQMRHALKNKLTRSKTMQW from the exons ATGACTGACTCTGGAGCTGCCAGAAAAATGACCAGAGCAAAGTTGGTCATTCTTGGACGTGACAACTGCGGGAAAACTG CACTGTGTGTCAGATTCATCACCAAGCGGTTCATTGGAGAATACGACCATAAAAAGG AGGTGACATATGGATGCAGGAAAGTGGTTGATAAAGAAGCTATTGATCTAGAAATATTAGATACAGTAAACAAG TGTGTGGGTCCAGCTGCAACCTCATTGGAAAGCTCCATTAAATGGGGAGACGGATTTCTTATCATGTATTCTGTCACGGACCGCAGCAGCTTTGAATATGTATCACGTCTGAAAAGGCTCATTGACCATGTCAAACAGACTCTTG GTATCCCCACAGTGATTGTTGCTAACAAGTGTGACATAGAAAATGGACGGGTAGTGCGGAAAGAAGAAGGGCAGGCTTTGGCTGCTGATCTGAG GTGCAGCTTCTTTGAGTTGTCTGTAGCAGAAAGCAGTGCTTCTGTGGAGACTGCTGTGAGTCAGCTGATTCGAGAGGTTCGCATGGAGTTCAGCAAACATCTACTTGCCATGGATAAATGTTCACGTATGCTGCAGATGAGGCATGCACTCAAGAATAAGCTCACACGCAGTAAGACCATGCAGTGGTGA
- the zgc:110699 gene encoding ras-related and estrogen-regulated growth inhibitor isoform X3: protein MTDSGAARKMTRAKLVILGRDNCGKTALCVRFITKRFIGEYDHKKEVTYGCRKVVDKEAIDLEILDTVNKECVGPAATSLESSIKWGDGFLIMYSVTDRSSFEYVSRLKRLIDHVKQTLGIPTVIVANKCDIENGRVVRKEEGQALAADLRSHTTQFYTYEALACCIRFQSFICLVPFSLCTAKYS from the exons ATGACTGACTCTGGAGCTGCCAGAAAAATGACCAGAGCAAAGTTGGTCATTCTTGGACGTGACAACTGCGGGAAAACTG CACTGTGTGTCAGATTCATCACCAAGCGGTTCATTGGAGAATACGACCATAAAAAGG AGGTGACATATGGATGCAGGAAAGTGGTTGATAAAGAAGCTATTGATCTAGAAATATTAGATACAGTAAACAAG GAGTGTGTGGGTCCAGCTGCAACCTCATTGGAAAGCTCCATTAAATGGGGAGACGGATTTCTTATCATGTATTCTGTCACGGACCGCAGCAGCTTTGAATATGTATCACGTCTGAAAAGGCTCATTGACCATGTCAAACAGACTCTTG GTATCCCCACAGTGATTGTTGCTAACAAGTGTGACATAGAAAATGGACGGGTAGTGCGGAAAGAAGAAGGGCAGGCTTTGGCTGCTGATCTGAGGTCACACACTACTCAGTTTTACACATATGAAGCACTTGCATGTTGCATCAGATTTCAATCATTCATTTGTCTGGTGCCATTCAGTCTATGTACTGCAAAATATAGCTAA
- the harbi1 gene encoding putative nuclease HARBI1, whose protein sequence is MMAIPIAILDCDLLLHGRGHKTLDRFDIDSVSDEFLLTTFGFPREFIYYLVELLRDCLTRRTQRSRAISPDVQILAALGFYTSGSFQSKMGDAIGISQASMSRCVTNVTKALIEKSAEFICFTRDDSTKQQSKEEFYRVAGIPNVIGVVDCGHIAIKAPNAEDSSYVNKKGFHSINCQIVCDARGLLLCAETHWPGSLQDESIFKQSSVLKYFEEQDKDEGWLLGDNCYPLKKWLMTPVQNPEAPADYRYNLAHTSTHEIVDRTFRAIQTRFRCLDGSKGYLQYSPEKCANIILACCVLHNVSLQSGLDAWTFERTEAKDQSDEMTEHPDTVDSEAHRIRQELILNHFS, encoded by the exons TACCAATAGCAATACTAGATTGTGACTTACTGCTTCATGGAAGAGGACATAAAACACTGGACAGATTTGACATAGACTCTGTTTCGGACGAATTCCTGTTGACAACATTTGGTTTCCCAAGAGAGTTCATTTACTACTTGGTGGAACTGTTGCGGGACTGCCTGACGCGACGCACACAGAGATCAAGAGCCATCAGTCCGGATGTACAGATTCTGGCTGCTCTCGGATTTTACACATCAGGGTCTTTTCAAAGCAAAATGGGAGACGCTATAGGCATCAGCCAGGCCTCCATGAGTCGCTGTGTTACAAACGTTACTAAAGCGTTGATTGAGAAGTCAGCAGAATTCATTTGTTTTACTAGAGATGATTCCACCAAACAGCAGTCCAAAGAGGAGTTTTACAGGGTAGCTGGAATACCTAATGTCATAGGCGTAGTAGACTGTGGTCATATAGCCATCAAAGCCCCCAATGCTGAAGACTCATCTTATGTTAATAAGAAAGGCTTTCATTCAATTAACTGTCAGATTGTTTGTGATGCAAGGGGACTTTTACTATGCGCTGAGACACATTGGCCTGGGAGTCTGCAGGATGAATCCATATTTAAACAGTCTTCTGTCTTAAAGTATTTTGAAGAGCAAGACAAGGATGAAGGCTGGTTATTAG GAGACAACTGCTACCCACTGAAGAAATGGTTAATGACACCTGTACAGAACCCAGAGGCTCCTGCTGATTACCGCTACAACCTtgcccacacatccacacatgagATTGTTGATCGCACATTCAGAGCCATACAGACAAGATTTCGTTGTCTAGATGGCTCCAAGGGCTACCTGCAGTACTCACCTGAGAAGTGTGCTAACATAATCTTAGCCTGCTGTGTTCTCCATAATGTCTCACTTCAGTCAGGACTAGATGCTTGGACCTTTGAGAGGACTGAGGCCAAAGACCAATCTGATGAAATGACtgaacacccagacactgtggACTCTGAGGCACACAGAATACGTCAGGAGCTCATTCTCAATCACTTCAGCTAA